TTCGGAAAAAGGGATAGGGACAAATTATCTGTCCTCATCCCTTTTAATGATACATATTTAATCCTTCACAGCTTTAATTTGGTCAATAATTGTTCCATCACGATATTCTACTAACGCTACTGTTTGCTCAGTAAATTCTAATGGCGCTGCTTGTCCAACTTTTTTAGCGGCCATTGCTTGCAATTCTTCAATTGTGTAAATTGGCAGCGCACTAACCTTACTCAACGCTTGCTTTAAATCTTGTCGTTTAGGATTAATTGCAATTCCATATTCAGTTACCAAAACGTCGATGGAATCTCCTGGTGTGACTACAGTCGTTACATCAGGTACAACCGTAGCAATTCTTCCTCGAACTAATGGGGCACAGATAATTGTCATTTTAGATGTAGCAGCATCTTGATGACCACCAACTGCTCCGCGAATAACACCATCAGAGCCAGACATCACATTAACATTAAACTTGGTATCAATTTCTAAAGCACTTAAAATTGCGACATCTAATTGATCAACCATCGCACCTTTATTATCTGGATCAGCATACCAAGAGGCATCAATTTCTTGTTGATTGGCATTCTTTTGCATGGACTCAGCTGCACCCTTATCAAAGTCTTGCACATCCATGACCTTATTAACTAATCCTTCTTCTAGTAAATCAATCATTGGCTTAGTAATGCCTCCCAATGTAAAGGAAGCCTTAATATTTTGATTTATCATTGCTTGACGTAAGTAGCGTGTCACTGCCAAAGCAGCTCCACCAGAACCTGTTTGAAATGAAAAACCATTTTTAAAATATGGAGAATGAACAATTACTTCATTAACTAAAGAAGCAATCTTTAATTCTTTGGGATCTTTAGTAAAACGAGTAGCCCCTGAACCAATTTTTTCTGGATCTCCCACTTGATCAACCTGAACTACATAATCGACTTGTGTTTGTTTAATTGAAGCAGGTGTATTAGGATATGGTACTAAATTATCAGTCAACAATACTACCTTATCAGCATATTGTGCATCCATCAAAGCATAGCCAAGCGAACCAAATACTGCTTTGCCTTGCATACCATTAGCGTTTCCTAACCGATCAGAATTGGGTACTCCTAAAAAAGCCACGTCAATTTTGATATCTCCATGCTCAATCGCCCGAGCCCGATCCCCATGAGAACGAAAGATAACTGGATTTTTCAAGCCTCCGTGGGAAACAAAATCTCCCAAAGAGCCCCGCATTCCTGAGCTGGTAATATTAGTAACAGTCCCGGCCTTAATAGCTTCAATAACCACATCATTCATTACGCCGGTTAAAGACGAAGGAGCTAGGGTTAGATTTTTAATTCCAGAATCAATAATAACTCGCATTACTTGGTTAAAAATAAAGTCACCATTACGAAAATGATGGTGAAATGAAATAGTCATACCATCTTTAACAGTTTGTTGAACAACTTTGGCAATCGAATCACACACTTTATCATTGCCAGTTGTAACATGTACTTTTGGAGCAACACGCTGGATGTCGGGTTGACCAATATCAGTTGTCTTAAATCCTTGATAGTCTAATTGCTTTAACAAAGCTTCTGGTAATTCACGATTGACACTATTCTTCAATGTAATTGCCCTCCTTATCCACAATCTGGGATGCTTGAGCTAACATCATTACTCGTTGAGCTCGCATCACTACAGGTCGATCAACCATTTGACCATTCATTGAAATAACGCCAGATCCTTTAATCTTGGCTTCTTCAATAGCATTCATCACATTCTTAGCATTATCAATTTCTGCTCGAGTTGGCTCGTAAACTTTATTAACCATTGGAATTTGACGAGGATTAACTAAAGACTTACCATCAAAACCAAGTTGATGAATATATTCTGTTTCGCGATAAAATCCTTCTGGATCGTTCATATTACTAAAGACTGTATCAAATGCTGCAATACCAGCAGCACGGGCAGCATGCAAAACCATATTACGGGCAAACTGTAATTCAGCACCATCTGGATAACGATGTGTCTTCATATCTGTTGTATAATCTTCAGCAGATAAGGCTATGCCTATCATTCGTTGTGAGGCTAAGGCAATTTGGGGAGAATTTAAGACGCCTTTGGCACTTTCAATTGCTGCCATTAAGTGAGTCGATCCTTCTTCTCGGCCAAATTTTTTCTCTGCAGCCAGCACATCTGCTTCTAGTTGGGTTACCATTTCAGCTGTTTCGGTTTTTGGCAACCGAATTACGTCAATACCAGCTTTTACCATTGCCAAAATATCATTGTGATAATAAGGAGTATCAGCACCGTTAATCCGCACAACTAATTCAGCATCCCCATAATCTTGCGTTTGTAGTGCTTCATAAACCAAATCACGGGCTGCATCTTTTTCATTCATGGAAACAGCATCTTCTAAATCAAACATAATGGAATCAGCACCATAAATACCTGCATCTTTCACCATTGCTGGGTTATTGCCAGGTACAAACATCATGGTCCGCCGTAAACGTTCATTCATTGTAGCCATAATTATAAAACCTCCCATGCTGGAGTATCGCTTGTTTGAGCAGCACGTTGTGCTGCTGCTATCGTACGTGCTTTAATTACACAATCAAGTGCACCTTTATCAACTGCTTTAACATGAGCTGCATTGATTCCTAACTGTTCCAAGGTGGTTTGAATAACATGCTTAATTTGTGCTCCAAATTGTTTAGCAACATCCGATTCTAATTCAATCGTAATTCCAGAAGCAGCTTGGGTAATCATAATTTGAATATCGGAAGATTCTAAAGTTCCTGCTACGGCAGTTTCTTTAATTTCCATTAATTTTCATTCCTTTCTGAATTCTCACTTGTAACTGTTTTAAGTTATCTTTAATAAATTGATAA
The nucleotide sequence above comes from Bombilactobacillus bombi. Encoded proteins:
- the citD gene encoding citrate lyase acyl carrier protein; translated protein: MEIKETAVAGTLESSDIQIMITQAASGITIELESDVAKQFGAQIKHVIQTTLEQLGINAAHVKAVDKGALDCVIKARTIAAAQRAAQTSDTPAWEVL
- the citF gene encoding citrate lyase subunit alpha, with translation MKNSVNRELPEALLKQLDYQGFKTTDIGQPDIQRVAPKVHVTTGNDKVCDSIAKVVQQTVKDGMTISFHHHFRNGDFIFNQVMRVIIDSGIKNLTLAPSSLTGVMNDVVIEAIKAGTVTNITSSGMRGSLGDFVSHGGLKNPVIFRSHGDRARAIEHGDIKIDVAFLGVPNSDRLGNANGMQGKAVFGSLGYALMDAQYADKVVLLTDNLVPYPNTPASIKQTQVDYVVQVDQVGDPEKIGSGATRFTKDPKELKIASLVNEVIVHSPYFKNGFSFQTGSGGAALAVTRYLRQAMINQNIKASFTLGGITKPMIDLLEEGLVNKVMDVQDFDKGAAESMQKNANQQEIDASWYADPDNKGAMVDQLDVAILSALEIDTKFNVNVMSGSDGVIRGAVGGHQDAATSKMTIICAPLVRGRIATVVPDVTTVVTPGDSIDVLVTEYGIAINPKRQDLKQALSKVSALPIYTIEELQAMAAKKVGQAAPLEFTEQTVALVEYRDGTIIDQIKAVKD
- the citE gene encoding citrate (pro-3S)-lyase subunit beta, giving the protein MATMNERLRRTMMFVPGNNPAMVKDAGIYGADSIMFDLEDAVSMNEKDAARDLVYEALQTQDYGDAELVVRINGADTPYYHNDILAMVKAGIDVIRLPKTETAEMVTQLEADVLAAEKKFGREEGSTHLMAAIESAKGVLNSPQIALASQRMIGIALSAEDYTTDMKTHRYPDGAELQFARNMVLHAARAAGIAAFDTVFSNMNDPEGFYRETEYIHQLGFDGKSLVNPRQIPMVNKVYEPTRAEIDNAKNVMNAIEEAKIKGSGVISMNGQMVDRPVVMRAQRVMMLAQASQIVDKEGNYIEE